A region of the Polynucleobacter asymbioticus genome:
CGGCAGATTTGGTACACCAGCAAATGGAGTCCCCCATGGATTAGGCATAGGTGAAGGAGTCAACAGCGGCCTATTAAACAGAAGGCCCGCAAGCAAAGGATGTGCGTGCGGCTCAATAAATCCGGGATACATGACCTTATTAGCAAATTGACGATCAATCTTGGTTGGGTACTTGTCAGTCCAAGGCTTCATATCTTCCAATGAGCCTACTGACAAAATGCGTCCATCAGATACAGCAACCGCAGTAGCATTTGGAATGGAGGGGTCCATCGTGACAATTTTCTTTGCCACGAAAACAGTAATCTCACTGACCTTAGGTGTTGATGGTGGGTCAATTAATTGAACAGCTGAAGCTAGGCCTGAAACAAGCCCCAGTGCACATAAATAGATAATCTTTGCTTTTACATTCATAAAAATCCCTTAACTTTTCTAATTAATAACCAATTCAAGAATCTCATGCTTTACGCATTATTACTTAATAGATGTCCCGTTTTCACAAAGATTGTGCAGCCTTCCCTGCTAAAAGGCTGATGCAGGCTAAGGTGTGGACTTCGAATCCATGAGCCTGCTGGATAGCGCCCATGCTCATCTTCAAACACGCCCTCCACCACAAAAATTTCCTCCCCGCCATAATGCTTGTGCGGATTAAAGTAGGTTTGGGGTGCCCAACGCACCAATGTAGATCCTGCACCCTGCCTCATTAAAGGTATTACGGTTAAACCTGGAACCATGCCTTGAAACCAGGGTGTTGAATGAGTATCCACAATCTCACGCTCAACTTGCTCAGAGCCGAGGTGTCTCAACTTAACAAACAGAATGCAGCCATGCTCGCTAAATGGTGCGTGGGAAGATCCAGGAGGATTCATGATGTAAGTACCGGCAGGATAGTTGCCTGTCTCATCGCTAAACACGCCCTCCAAAACAAAAATCTCTTCACCCAATTCATGGATATGAGACGGAAACTTTGCTCCAGCTTCATAACGAACAATTGAGGTGGCCTTGGCAATCTCATCGCCTTGACGATCCAGTATCCGCCTCTCAACGCCCGCGGATGGGCTAGAAATCCAAGGTAGATCATGATGGTTAAGAACCACACGCTTACTGTAGTCGGAATGTATATCCATTAAACAATCTTTGCATAAATTGATGGGAATATTCAAGAATACCAATGGAGCGGAATTACCGCACAAAGAAAAACCCTCGTCATTGCTGACGAGGGTTACTCATAAACATCTGTCTACACCCTAGGGCAAGTAAGAGTACTTAGTGTATTACTTCAAAATAACTACAGTCGCTGTTGCACGCGCACCCCAACCTGATGGGCCGCCTGGCGTATTGCTCACATAGTACATCGGGCCAGCTCCAAAGGAAAAGGGGATGCCATCAATTACCAATAACTTAGATGCACCTACATACAAAGGATTGGAAGTACGACGCGCATCGTAGTTATATTGCGCTTCCATATTGGCGGTATAAGTCCATGCCGTTTTAGTTGTGTACGCCAAAAAGGGTTGGCCATACAGATTGTTCTGTGTACCAAAGGCTGGATTGCCGCCAACACTCCAAGATTGGTAGCCGAGTAAACCGTATGTCCAAGGACCATCCCGATTAAGCACAACAGCAGTGACACCAGCCGCAGTTTGCTGTGAACCAAACCTACCGCTATTACCTGACGGTGATTGCGCGTATGGACCAATACCCCAAATCCATGAAGAGTTGGTATTAGGTGCATAAAAGGATTCGAGGGTCACGCTCGCAATACCGTAACCAGAATAAGATTGTCCTGGAGCATATTGAACGCTAGTCTCTCTCACGCCCGCTACGATCGGTCGAACGATAAAGGTATCGCCACCGCCTAAGTTAAATGGCATGACTGGTTGGAACAGCAGGGTTTGCTCTGAACCACCTTGATTGAGACCAACACCACGGTTGAACTCGTACTGCAATGGCACGGAGATCATATTGGCGATCGGGTTAGCTAACTTCTTAGCAATATCAACACTATCAACTGCTGGTTTAGGTGCAGGTAGTGCGCCAGATTTTTCAGCGGCAATCGTTCCAGTACGAGCAGCTGCTTCTTGAGCCAATGCGGAGGATACAAAAGTCAAAGCTGAAGATGCAATGACTACTGTTTTAAGAATATTGTTCATGAAAAAGTTTAAGTAAAGATTAGAATTTGAAGGTCACAGCGATTTGCGGTCCTAACATGGTAGTTTTTTGCAAAACACCACCAGCTTTCATATCGTAGTAAAGCGCGCGATAAGTTAAAGAGGCGTCAATCAAGCTGTTAAAGGTTTTACCCACACCCGCCATCGCCTGCCACGTCAGGTTAGTAGTGCCGCCCCCGCTTCCAATGTCGCCATAAAACGGCACATACCAAGTAGATCCAGCAATTCGATAACGTCCTTTAGCTCCAATAATTGGATCTACTGTCGACGTCGTCTTGGAGACTGTCTCTTTGTCTGGAGTGTTGTTGAGATTTGCATTCAAAGTAGCTGTAGCGTAGATGGCGCGAACACCAAGCAAGGCATCGACATAAGCATCTTTAGTATTTGCCACAGTGTAGGTGGCGGCCCCTGTCAGGAGGGTCTGCTGAAGAGTCACTTTACCTGAAACCGTATCTGGACCATAAGGCGTAACTACAGGAACAGTACCCGATTTTTGCAAAGTGGCAGATACTAAATCACCCATCACACCCCATTTACCCTGATGTGCTTCTGCTGCAATCATGCCGCCTGATTTCAGGGCTCCGAGCACATCACTAGTTGTAAAGTCCGCTGACTTAGCAAGCCCGCTATCTAAACCCATAGTTCCTTTGATGCCAGAACCCCATAGATAAGGTGTTACTTCAAAACGCCATGCATCAGCCACTTTAGGAATGGGGCTGAGATCATCTGCCGCGTTAGCTAAGCCGATAGACGCAAATACTGCAAAGGTTGCAAGGATTTTCTTATTCATAAAAGTGATTTAGTTGAGTTGAAGATGATACAAGAGCGAGGTTGGGGTAGAAATGAGTTCCATGTATTCTAAATGATTGATCTATATCAAATATATGAAAATATTATGGTAAGTCCCTACAAATTCCTACAAAACAATATATTTACGAAATAAAGGCTGGAAGCCATCATCCCCCGCCCCCACAATAGCTTTTTAGACAACCCTGAACTCCAGAGTCACATTGAATATCTCGTTGATGGATTCACGACAAATCGCCAAAAGCTAGAAAAAAGGCTCCAATAAGTACCCTCAACATTAGAAGTTAAAAGACACTTTCGCATAGCTTGACCAATCGTATTGCCTATAGGTTTGAACTATCTGCTTGCTCGCGCCAACAGCCACAACCCAGTGCTTTGCAAGTCGATGAGTCACCATTGCATCGATTGGTACAAACCAACCACCGCCAGCAGAGTTATAAACCATGCCATTCTCATCCCAAAAGCGCAGCATTGTGTTAGTACTTAACTGAAAACCAATGGTTGGAAACATTTGGAGGCTTCTCTGAAATGCTGGTTGATTCGGATTGGTAATAATGCTGTTATTTTTACTATCAAATCCGTACATATAGCGAATCAGCGGTGAAAAATCTGTCACATGCAATTTGCTATCCACTTCAGGTATGAATGACCAACCCAATTGCGGCCCAACCGCCCATTGACCATTATTTCCAAAAGGGAAAATAACGCGGCCGCCAACTAATGCACCTAGTGGTTTTAGAAAGTGCTTATCTTGCCCCCAGATCGTCACCATCGTATTACCAGAACTGTATTGACCGGAATTATTTTCAGAGCTAATCGAGTTGAAATTAGCTACGTAAGCAGTATCCAGACGAATGCGTCCTCGCCAGTCACCTGCCTTAAGCGGGTTGTAGTAACGCACTTTCAAAGTATTCTGATAGTTATCGCTGCCTTGATAATTATGATATCCCCAAAATTCCAACACCCTACTGTTCGTTAATTGCTGGGAATCATTATCAAATTTAGACAGGGGAACAAGTAGGGCTTCAGCATAAGTGGCTGAAATATAAAAACTAAAAAGAAGTGATAGAACAAATTTCATCATAAAAAGTGGTGCTGCATCCTGCTTAGTTACCATCCTTTAATTTACATTCTTCAGAATTTTTGTGGATTCCTAGGCCAATACAATATTTTTCTGTCACCCTTATTTTATCTTGATGGTTAGCACCTACCCGGCCCTGTATTCAGAATACATTTTGATTTAAGGTTTTTTTAGAAATTAATGATCGCTATTGAGTGATGCCAATAGAATGCAATAATTGCTGAAAATCTCCCAAACATTTTTTGACGAGGGTTTTCTAAAGCCCATCTCATGAATCCTTGAGGAACTAAAAAATTAGTCAAAGGTAATTTTTTATCTTAAATAGATAGCCTATCTAAATTTTAGGACACCCACTTTCCAAAGGCTTTCCAGCAATACGATCTTTTACCCATTCAAGATACATAGGTGCTGAAACCCCAGGCGTCGTAAAGTGGGTTTGCTCCCCAGGCAATTGATTTCTGCCTACATTCGCCCCCATGGTACACATTTGCTTTTGATATAGCTGATGCATGATTGGCGGAACTGCAGTATCTTTGGTGCCCCAGTAAATCACTACCGGCGCTACCGGTTTAACCGGTTTGACACTGCCATCAACAAATGCCTTTACCCATGCCAAAGCATTACTTGGTTCGGGCTTCAAGAGAGATTTGTAGCTATCTCCATAGGCATAATTAAAGGTATCTGCTAGCGCATGGATACATTTATTTTTCGATAACTTATCGACAACCTTAGCCCCATCCTCTGTTAGCACATCAGTCAGTTGTAATCCGGGAAATGCTGCTTGGGTTCCCCATAGGCCAATCATGTAGTGAGCAAATAAGAATACATTGGGGACGTTAGCCTGAGTAAATCCATTCATGAGCTTTTTTGCAGCAGCTTCATCAGTTGGTACATTAGGCAACATGGCTGCTACATCATCTGGTGCTAATGCAACAAACCCAACATACTCAAGATTATCTGCAGCAGTACCTTGGAGTGCGTGGTAGTCAGGCAGGCTAGCAGCGGCGATAGTAGCGCCACCACCCTGTGACCATCCATACACTACGGTCTTCTTACCAGCGCCAACTTCCTTCATAGAGCTCGCTGCTCTTGCAGAGTTAATAACGTCTCTACCATTTGTTTGTGCCACGGCATATTGATGCTTGCCACCACCACCCAGGCCTTGATAGTCTGTAGCGACAACGACATAACCTTGATTGATAAATTCTTGACCATTGGGAATACCGTAATCAGTCCAAGAGTTACCACCCATCAAGAAATATTCATTTAAGGCAGCTGTTGGATCAATGATTTGAGATGGTCCGCAATTTTGCGCTGAGCCTGTTGTGCCATGTGCCCACGCCAAAATAGGCCGCCCTTCTTTTGGGGCTGGACCAACCGGGGAAATAATTGTTCCCGTAGCAATCGTTTTACGGCCCGCCACATCAGATGAGATATAGGCAATCTTCCAAGCTTGCGCACCTTTTAAAGATGTCGCAATTTTCTCTTTGGAGATCACTTGCCCTAACTTACCTTCAGGAGCCATTTTCATGACAGAGGTATAAAAAGGAGCCATAGGTGGATCGGCATAGGCAGCAGAAGACAATACGCCCAGAGCTGTGCCGAGTGCCACGATTGAAAGCTTAGTAAATATTTTCATGGTCTAGATTACTAAAAATGTTGTGAAACTCGATACTAATTTAAAACTTTCCATCATTGCAAATAGAGTTAAACCACCTGACAGTACTTTTACTAGGGGCGAATATAGAGTTCTTTACCATTCTTAATCGTCCTCACAACCTGAATATCCTTAATTTCCATTGGGTCGACTTTCAGTGGATTGCGATCTAGTAGAACCATATCAGCTAGCTTTCCAGCGGCAAGACTACCCTTTGATGCCTCTTCTTTATATTGATATGCAGCTACAGCAGTAAATCCCCGGAGCGCAAAGTACGGGTCAATGCGTTGATCAGGGCCCAGAGTGGTTCCCGCATATGTCTTACGATTAACAGCAGTCCAGATCGTAAATAGAGCACTTGGGCCCGATGATGGAGTGTCATTATGAATACCAAATTGCATGCCTTTTGTATGAGCCAAATTGAGTGGCACCATATTGCTAGCCCGATCTTCCCCTAGAATTTGTCTATATACATCGCCATACATCCAGATGTGGTTAGGCATAAATTGGGGCAAGATCTGATTGGTCTTATATTGATCTAATTGATCATCTCGAATAAAGAAAGAGTGTGCAATCGCTGTTCTGCGATCCCCGGTGGAACCCGTTTCTTTGATTGCTTTTGCAATTGCAGAGAGAGTCATATCAATCCCAGCATCGCCATTGGAATAGCCGTAATACTGGATATTCTTTTGATAGGCTAGCTTTGCATAATGATCAACTAAATCCTGGGTGGCAACAGCCATGCCGCGCCAATCCTTTGGGAATCCCGTAGTGTCGTTATAGGGTTTAGTGAAGTACGCCAAACGCAATTGCGGCGCGCCATCAGTGGAAACTAAAATTCCAGCAACCTTGAAACCACCATCACCCTTTGTGTAAATTCCAAATGGATATTTTTGGTTTGTTGCCAGTAATTTATCCACTACATCATAGGTTGGTAGTGCAATCAGATCTAGGCTGATCACATTGCGATCTACTGCTTGACGCATATTGCGAATATCTTCAAGCGTAGTCTCATAGCTTTGCGCAGTGGTAAAGCCATTTGAGGCATAAATCTTTTCAGCCTTGCGATATGTTTCCATCATTAAGTCTTGGGAATACTTACCAAACACCTTAGCAGTTGCGCTGATGTTGGGACTGCCAATTAATTCACCGGTCAGCTTTCCAGTTTTTGGATCTACCGGAATCATTCCTTGCACAACTTTGGTGGATTTAGTAATGCCTAATTTTTTCAAGCCAGCGGAATTGACAATTCCCGTTAATGTAGAGATGTTGTTAACAAATACAGGCTGATTAGGGAATGCCTCGTCTAATTGGGCAATCGTTAAAGGGCCGTCGGTAAGAAAGGCATCTGCATACTCTGCCCCTATGATCCAACCATTAAAAGGTTTAGCCTCAGACTTCAAGCGCCCAATGAGCTCCTGAGTTGTATGGGGAGGCTTCTTTGAAAAATAGCCGAGATTCACACCCAAAGTATTTTGGGCAATCAAAGTGAAGTGGCCCCAAGCATCAATAAAACCTGGGATTAAGGTTTGACCCTTTAAATCATGAATCACTGGATTAGTGCCAGCTTCATTTAAGGCATCTTTCATACTGCCGGAGTAAGCAATCTTCTTACCCTTCACTACTACCGCTTCAACATACTGGGGCTTATCGCCCTCCATAGTCAGAATGTCGCCATTGAAATACACGCTTGCGCTTTCAGCAAATGCTTGAGCACTAATTAAAAGCAAGCATGCGAAAAAATATATTTTGAAGGTTTTCATAATTGGGTCGCTAATGGATGGATCGGGGATCTAGTGGAGCATGTTTGAGAAGGCGAAGCCAACTAACAACTGAGATGGCCCATTATTACAAAAGCCAACCGAATTCACCAGAAAATTAAGTCTCTAAAAGCATTTACTGCATAGGGATTGCCCAACAAAAAACCACCCGTAGGTGGTTTTTCTCATGCTCAATAAATCAATTACCAAAGATTAGCTCAGCCAGTTAATTCACTGGAACCATCAATTTTGGTTGATCCAACTTTGTGTACTTAATTTCTTTTGCATTCATATCCATCTTTTTCATATCAAAAGTATAGATATTATTATTTTCATACATTTTGACGTTGTAGGTCATGCTCTTGTTGTTAGCAACAACAACCCACTCAGTTACTTCATATCCACCTGCGCCACCACCATAAGGATTGCTAGCTGGCAATGTGACTGATCCTGGAGGAATATCAAAGCTACCTAAAATATGCCAGGCTGCAGAATCCATCTGGGCAGTTGTAAAGGTCTTTGGAACTGAATCGGCTAAGAAGAGTGCACGAATAAAACGGCTAGGACTCAAGAAGTCTCCTGGAAGACCATGCAAGCCATTACCAGAGCTGGGCGCTGGAAATGCGACGCCATTAATGACTCGTGGTGCTTGCTCAACTTTAGAGAGATTGGAGTAGTTGCCAATATTCTTAAGATGATCTTGGAATGGTGGATCATTTGTCATTACACCTACTGGGTTATCAGCAAGCACTAACTGCCCCTTGATGTACTCAACAACCACACTTTTACCAGCAGCATCATGGAAAGTGAAATGCGCAGCAGGCACTTGATTGCCATAGAACCCAAGCTTGGCACCATTCACTTTGAGGCTGCGCAAACCAGCCTTAATCTCATCTACCGTTGAATAATTGGTCAGCACATAAGTCAGTAACTGACTTGCGTTGATGCTGTTCGCTGAGTCTGCTGGAGCAACCACTGGGAAGGATGCGCTATTTGGGAAATTCAGGAGTCCAGCAGTTAAACCTTTTTCATTCATGCCATCAAATAAGATGGGCTGATTGAGTCCATTCATTCCTACTGCAGCGTACTTGCCAGTCCAGCTCATTCCAGAACCATATTTGCCATCGGTACCAATGCCTTTAAATTGATAGCCTCTTGGAATGGACGTCATCTGCGAACCCAGCTGCAGACCAAACTCCATAGAGCGACCATAGACCGTGCCGCCATCACTGCCTTTAAGCAAGAAGCTGGTGCAAGCATTACTTGCCAGAGGGGCAAATGCCAAAGTAGCAGAAACTGAAGCAGCTACTATTTTTTGAATCATTTTTTGTTTCATTGGAACTCCTTAGAACAGATCAAATTGGATATGAAAAGGATAACATTTATAAATAGCTTGATCGAGCCCATTTTGCAAAAAACTCCGCATTGGGACGCAAGGGCTTAAAGGCGCCTCCTAAGTAAGCCCTGACGAATACTGCTGCCCAAGGCATTTATAGCGTTTATTCAAATGCTAATATGTCACTTTGAGCAAACCACTACAAACTGGACCTGATAATGCCCTTTAATAACCCACTACGCGGTTTAAATGCTAACTTGATGCGGGGCATTTATTTAACGATAGCTGCTACTTTCATTTCTCTGAGCCTGAGCATTCCGGCACAAGCGCAAGAAAAGCCTGAAATTAAATACGCTCCAGTGAATGGCGTGAAATTAGCCTACTACCTTAAAGGTAAGGGCGATCCCATGATTCTGATTATGGGTTATGCCGGTACTTTGAGTGCATGGGACCCTGCCCTACTTGATGAACTGGCAAAGAATAACCAACTGATTATCTTTGATAATCGCGGTGCCGGACTATCTACAGATACTAAAGAAAATAACACCACCATTCCGCAAATGGCAGATGATGCCGCGGGCTTAGTCAAGGCACTAGGCTTTAAAAAGGTCAACGTATTCTCATGGTCAATGGGCGCTCGAATTGGACAACAACTTGTCATCAGACACCCAGAGCTGATTAATAAAGCCATTCTGTTAGCACCAAATCCGGGCGGAAAATATCAGATTGCCATTAATAAAAAAGTTGGCGAGGAGTTGAATAATCCAAGTCTTTCTCCGATGGAGAATTTCGAGTTGCTGTTCCCAATGACGCCAGAAGGTAAAGCGGCTGCTAAGGCTGTGTATGAGAGATGGGCAGCAGCAAAAGCAGCAGGGACTATTCCTGATGATTTTGTAGTATCTAAAGAAACTAAGGCGCGCCAAGTTCGTGCACGCATAACCCTTTGGAATACTGACAATCAGAACTTCAAGGACCTCAAGAATATTAAAGTTCCAGTGCTAGTTGCAGATGGCCGCGAAGACATCATCGACAGCCCTCAAAATTCAGTTGTTATTGCCAATCAAATCCCTTTTGCTTGGCTGGCTTTTTATGAAGGTGGACATGCATTCTTATTCCAAAGTTATAAGAAGCTATCTGAAACGGTAAATGTCTTTTTGCAAAAAGACTAACTAATCCAAAATTACAAACCCAAAGGCCGCTCAATCTAGCGGCCTTTTTAATATCAATTTGCGGAATAACAAATTAAGAGAGCTCCTATTTACCGAAAGCGGCTCCTCAAAAGTCTTTACTTAAAGTAACGTTAAAAAAATACCAACCTGATGGTTGGTATTTTCATTTCTGGTGGGCCCACCAGGACTTGAACCTGGGACCAAA
Encoded here:
- a CDS encoding cupin domain-containing protein yields the protein MDIHSDYSKRVVLNHHDLPWISSPSAGVERRILDRQGDEIAKATSIVRYEAGAKFPSHIHELGEEIFVLEGVFSDETGNYPAGTYIMNPPGSSHAPFSEHGCILFVKLRHLGSEQVEREIVDTHSTPWFQGMVPGLTVIPLMRQGAGSTLVRWAPQTYFNPHKHYGGEEIFVVEGVFEDEHGRYPAGSWIRSPHLSLHQPFSREGCTIFVKTGHLLSNNA
- a CDS encoding lipase family protein codes for the protein MKIFTKLSIVALGTALGVLSSAAYADPPMAPFYTSVMKMAPEGKLGQVISKEKIATSLKGAQAWKIAYISSDVAGRKTIATGTIISPVGPAPKEGRPILAWAHGTTGSAQNCGPSQIIDPTAALNEYFLMGGNSWTDYGIPNGQEFINQGYVVVATDYQGLGGGGKHQYAVAQTNGRDVINSARAASSMKEVGAGKKTVVYGWSQGGGATIAAASLPDYHALQGTAADNLEYVGFVALAPDDVAAMLPNVPTDEAAAKKLMNGFTQANVPNVFLFAHYMIGLWGTQAAFPGLQLTDVLTEDGAKVVDKLSKNKCIHALADTFNYAYGDSYKSLLKPEPSNALAWVKAFVDGSVKPVKPVAPVVIYWGTKDTAVPPIMHQLYQKQMCTMGANVGRNQLPGEQTHFTTPGVSAPMYLEWVKDRIAGKPLESGCPKI
- a CDS encoding amidohydrolase, translated to MLLISAQAFAESASVYFNGDILTMEGDKPQYVEAVVVKGKKIAYSGSMKDALNEAGTNPVIHDLKGQTLIPGFIDAWGHFTLIAQNTLGVNLGYFSKKPPHTTQELIGRLKSEAKPFNGWIIGAEYADAFLTDGPLTIAQLDEAFPNQPVFVNNISTLTGIVNSAGLKKLGITKSTKVVQGMIPVDPKTGKLTGELIGSPNISATAKVFGKYSQDLMMETYRKAEKIYASNGFTTAQSYETTLEDIRNMRQAVDRNVISLDLIALPTYDVVDKLLATNQKYPFGIYTKGDGGFKVAGILVSTDGAPQLRLAYFTKPYNDTTGFPKDWRGMAVATQDLVDHYAKLAYQKNIQYYGYSNGDAGIDMTLSAIAKAIKETGSTGDRRTAIAHSFFIRDDQLDQYKTNQILPQFMPNHIWMYGDVYRQILGEDRASNMVPLNLAHTKGMQFGIHNDTPSSGPSALFTIWTAVNRKTYAGTTLGPDQRIDPYFALRGFTAVAAYQYKEEASKGSLAAGKLADMVLLDRNPLKVDPMEIKDIQVVRTIKNGKELYIRP
- a CDS encoding linear amide C-N hydrolase — encoded protein: MKQKMIQKIVAASVSATLAFAPLASNACTSFLLKGSDGGTVYGRSMEFGLQLGSQMTSIPRGYQFKGIGTDGKYGSGMSWTGKYAAVGMNGLNQPILFDGMNEKGLTAGLLNFPNSASFPVVAPADSANSINASQLLTYVLTNYSTVDEIKAGLRSLKVNGAKLGFYGNQVPAAHFTFHDAAGKSVVVEYIKGQLVLADNPVGVMTNDPPFQDHLKNIGNYSNLSKVEQAPRVINGVAFPAPSSGNGLHGLPGDFLSPSRFIRALFLADSVPKTFTTAQMDSAAWHILGSFDIPPGSVTLPASNPYGGGAGGYEVTEWVVVANNKSMTYNVKMYENNNIYTFDMKKMDMNAKEIKYTKLDQPKLMVPVN
- a CDS encoding alpha/beta fold hydrolase; translated protein: MPFNNPLRGLNANLMRGIYLTIAATFISLSLSIPAQAQEKPEIKYAPVNGVKLAYYLKGKGDPMILIMGYAGTLSAWDPALLDELAKNNQLIIFDNRGAGLSTDTKENNTTIPQMADDAAGLVKALGFKKVNVFSWSMGARIGQQLVIRHPELINKAILLAPNPGGKYQIAINKKVGEELNNPSLSPMENFELLFPMTPEGKAAAKAVYERWAAAKAAGTIPDDFVVSKETKARQVRARITLWNTDNQNFKDLKNIKVPVLVADGREDIIDSPQNSVVIANQIPFAWLAFYEGGHAFLFQSYKKLSETVNVFLQKD